A single genomic interval of Deltaproteobacteria bacterium CG2_30_66_27 harbors:
- a CDS encoding alanine--tRNA ligase, protein MTGAHLRSAFLDYFGKNGHKILPSASLVPGNDPTLLFTNAGMVQFKEYFLGLSTAEWKRATTAQRCLRVSGKHNDLDNVGYTARHHTLFEMLGNFSFGDYFKKEAIFFGWDFLTREVGLDGTRMTVSVFREDDAAYDLWHKTMGIPASRIVRFDEKDNFWSMGATGPCGPCSEILYDQGEGVGCGRPGCAVGCDCDRFLEIWNLVFMQYNQDESGRRTPLPKPSIDTGMGLERLAGVVQGVTSNYDTDLFRPILDGISRQCGVPVGKSPALDAAMRVVADHARATAFLIADGIVPSNEGRGYVLRRIMRRALRHGKKLGFDGPFLHRVAGTVVEEFRGAYPGLAQSASFIDTVAFQEERRFLETLDAGLRMVEEEFSRMSGGGKAFPGEVAFRLYDTYGFPADLTADLCRERGVAFDSAGFEKEMEKQRAQSRVSWKGGEIGTQDAVGAELSRAGISVDFVGYERMESDARVVAVFRDGVRVTSAASGEEVEMVSDVTPFYGESGGQAGDTGDVQGDAFTLRVQDTRRVSADQVVHRVKVLTGTLLEGQTARLRVDEASRRLTQGNHTATHLLQAALRKILGTHVKQAGSYVGPDKLRFDFSHFEALSPETLSAVEEEVNRGIFSPRPVTWESLPYEQAVATGAMAFFGEKYADIVRMVTVPEVSRELCGGTHVRNTSEIGLFRILSEGAVAAGVRRIEAVTGLPALRCLREEAGTLHGVARELNVAAPEVPERVRKLSAQIKALEKALQEARRRSSRDLVGEILSGAKEVAGVRRVSAEVEEMDAAALRDLADAVKGKLSSGILLLGAREGERCHLVAGVTPDLTGRFSASDIVRKAAVLVGGGGGGRKDMAQAGGSRVGNLPEALASISTWE, encoded by the coding sequence ATGACGGGTGCGCATCTCCGCTCCGCCTTCCTCGATTATTTCGGAAAAAACGGGCACAAGATCCTGCCCAGCGCCTCCCTCGTCCCCGGAAACGACCCGACCCTTCTGTTCACGAACGCCGGGATGGTGCAGTTCAAGGAGTATTTCCTGGGGCTGTCGACGGCCGAATGGAAGCGGGCGACCACCGCGCAGCGATGCCTGCGGGTCAGCGGCAAGCACAACGACCTCGACAACGTGGGCTACACGGCGCGGCACCACACGCTCTTCGAGATGCTGGGGAACTTCTCGTTCGGCGACTACTTCAAGAAGGAGGCGATCTTCTTCGGATGGGACTTCCTCACCCGTGAGGTCGGCCTCGACGGCACGCGGATGACCGTCTCCGTCTTCCGCGAGGATGACGCGGCGTACGACCTCTGGCACAAGACGATGGGGATCCCCGCCTCGCGGATCGTCCGGTTCGACGAGAAGGACAACTTCTGGTCGATGGGCGCCACGGGGCCGTGCGGCCCCTGCTCCGAAATCCTCTACGACCAGGGGGAGGGAGTGGGGTGCGGCCGCCCCGGGTGCGCGGTGGGGTGCGACTGCGACCGGTTTCTCGAGATATGGAACCTCGTGTTCATGCAGTACAACCAGGACGAGTCGGGGAGACGGACTCCGCTGCCGAAGCCGAGCATCGACACCGGGATGGGGCTCGAGCGGCTTGCCGGCGTGGTGCAGGGGGTGACCAGCAACTACGACACGGATCTGTTCCGGCCGATCCTCGACGGGATCTCCCGGCAATGCGGCGTGCCCGTCGGCAAGTCCCCGGCCCTCGACGCGGCGATGCGGGTCGTCGCCGACCACGCGCGGGCCACCGCCTTCCTCATCGCCGACGGGATCGTCCCCTCCAACGAGGGGCGCGGGTACGTGCTGCGCCGGATCATGCGCCGGGCGCTGCGCCACGGGAAGAAGCTCGGGTTCGACGGCCCCTTCCTCCACCGGGTCGCGGGAACGGTGGTCGAGGAGTTCCGTGGGGCGTACCCGGGCCTCGCCCAGAGCGCGTCGTTCATCGACACGGTGGCGTTCCAGGAGGAGCGGCGATTCCTCGAGACGCTCGACGCGGGCCTACGGATGGTCGAGGAGGAGTTCTCCCGCATGTCCGGGGGCGGCAAGGCATTTCCCGGCGAGGTCGCCTTCCGGCTCTACGACACGTACGGCTTCCCGGCGGACCTCACCGCGGACCTGTGCCGGGAGCGGGGGGTCGCCTTCGATTCCGCGGGGTTCGAGAAGGAGATGGAGAAGCAACGCGCCCAATCCAGGGTCTCCTGGAAAGGCGGCGAGATCGGCACGCAGGATGCCGTCGGCGCCGAACTTTCCCGGGCGGGGATCTCGGTCGACTTCGTCGGGTACGAGCGGATGGAATCGGACGCCCGGGTCGTGGCGGTCTTCCGCGACGGGGTGCGGGTAACCTCCGCGGCGTCGGGCGAGGAGGTGGAGATGGTATCCGACGTGACGCCTTTCTACGGGGAGTCCGGCGGCCAGGCGGGGGACACCGGCGACGTCCAGGGGGACGCCTTCACCCTCCGGGTGCAGGACACTCGCAGGGTGTCCGCCGACCAGGTCGTCCACCGGGTCAAGGTCCTCACGGGGACACTCCTGGAGGGGCAGACGGCGCGGCTCCGGGTGGACGAGGCGTCCCGACGGCTCACGCAGGGGAACCACACCGCGACGCACCTGCTCCAGGCGGCGCTGCGGAAGATCCTCGGCACCCACGTGAAGCAGGCCGGTTCGTACGTCGGGCCCGACAAGCTCCGGTTCGATTTTTCCCACTTCGAGGCGCTCTCTCCCGAAACGCTTTCCGCGGTCGAGGAGGAGGTGAACCGGGGCATCTTCTCCCCCCGTCCCGTCACGTGGGAATCCCTGCCGTACGAACAGGCGGTGGCGACGGGAGCGATGGCGTTCTTCGGGGAGAAGTACGCGGACATCGTCCGGATGGTGACCGTCCCGGAGGTGAGCCGGGAACTGTGCGGCGGGACGCACGTGCGGAACACCTCCGAGATCGGTCTCTTCCGCATCCTCTCCGAGGGCGCGGTCGCCGCCGGGGTCCGGCGCATCGAGGCGGTCACGGGACTGCCCGCCTTGCGGTGCCTGCGGGAGGAGGCCGGGACGCTTCACGGCGTGGCCCGGGAGCTGAACGTGGCGGCCCCGGAGGTGCCGGAGCGGGTGCGAAAGCTTTCCGCGCAGATCAAGGCGTTGGAGAAAGCGCTCCAGGAGGCCCGCCGGCGGTCGTCGCGGGACCTGGTGGGGGAGATCCTCTCCGGTGCGAAGGAGGTCGCCGGGGTCCGGCGGGTATCGGCCGAGGTGGAGGAGATGGACGCCGCGGCGCTGCGCGACCTGGCCGACGCGGTGAAGGGAAAGCTCTCGAGCGGGATCCTCCTCCTGGGAGCCCGGGAGGGGGAGCGGTGCCACCTGGTGGCCGGGGTCACCCCTGACCTCACGGGGAGGTTTTCGGCGTCCGACATCGTCCGGAAGGCGGCGGTGCTGGTGGGCGGCGGCGGGGGGGGGCGGAAGGACATGGCCCAGGCCGGCGGATCCCGCGTCGGGAACCTGCCGGAAGCGCTCGCCTCGATCTCCACGTGGGAATGA
- a CDS encoding DNA-binding response regulator, with the protein MIRVLLVDDHSIVRDGLRRLVDGAGDMVVVAEAADGREAIRKADEFLPDVAVVDISMPGLDGLEVVERVHAAHPKMAILVLTMHEEEQYVVRAIGAGAGGYITKRAAADQLIKGIRKVHEGGRYLSDAAAEALARRMGKGPADRTALDALSMREIQVLRSLALGRSNREIAESYAISVKTVDTYRFRLLKKLSLRNNAELTRFAIRNGIIES; encoded by the coding sequence GTGATCCGCGTCCTGCTGGTCGACGACCACAGCATCGTCCGGGACGGGCTGCGCCGCCTGGTCGACGGCGCAGGGGACATGGTCGTGGTGGCGGAGGCGGCCGACGGGAGGGAGGCGATCCGGAAGGCGGACGAATTCCTCCCGGACGTGGCCGTCGTGGATATCTCCATGCCGGGCCTGGACGGCCTGGAGGTGGTGGAGCGGGTCCACGCCGCGCATCCGAAGATGGCGATCCTCGTGCTGACGATGCACGAGGAGGAGCAGTACGTGGTCCGAGCGATCGGCGCGGGGGCCGGGGGATACATCACGAAGCGTGCGGCGGCCGACCAGTTGATCAAGGGGATCCGCAAGGTCCACGAGGGAGGCAGGTACCTGAGCGACGCCGCCGCGGAGGCGCTGGCCCGGCGCATGGGAAAAGGGCCGGCGGACCGCACGGCCCTCGATGCGCTCTCGATGCGGGAGATCCAGGTGCTGCGAAGCCTCGCGCTCGGGCGGAGCAACCGGGAGATCGCGGAGAGCTACGCCATCAGCGTCAAGACCGTCGACACGTACCGGTTCCGGCTCCTCAAGAAGCTCTCCCTCCGGAACAACGCGGAACTCACCCGGTTCGCGATCCGGAACGGGATCATCGAATCATGA
- a CDS encoding ABC transporter substrate-binding protein: protein MKGILKGVLAVVVAALTIGMAGAAQSAESIKVGVLLPLTGAQAKFGEIEKRSYEMAVEEINAKGGVNGKKIEMVFEDDTGKPDVGRSGVEKLISREKVPVITGGYSSSVTAAATPVAQQFKVPFVVSTGSADAITEKGYDYIFRINPPASEYPNAVKSFLQNVAKDVKTVALLYENSSFGQSSSKSFEKLAEGLGLKIVVKEGYQAGAIDFKPVLTKVKAANPDMIYMVSYVMDASLLMRQSKELRITPKIFVGGGAGFTLPEFAKSAGDAAEGVYSATLWVETLPFPGAKEYFKKFQKKYGSETEYHGAEGYSAMYVVADALRRAKSITPKDVRDALAATDMKTAFGPVKFVSYGKKTQQNKLDTYMVQWQKGTLEAVWPTNVATKKYIYPTPHWDARK from the coding sequence ATGAAAGGGATCCTGAAAGGTGTGTTGGCTGTCGTCGTGGCGGCGCTGACGATCGGGATGGCGGGCGCCGCCCAGTCCGCGGAATCGATCAAGGTGGGGGTTCTGCTTCCCCTGACCGGTGCGCAGGCGAAGTTCGGCGAGATCGAGAAGCGGTCGTACGAAATGGCGGTCGAGGAGATCAACGCGAAGGGCGGGGTGAACGGGAAGAAGATCGAGATGGTCTTCGAGGACGACACCGGGAAGCCGGACGTCGGGCGTTCGGGGGTCGAGAAGCTGATCTCCCGGGAAAAAGTGCCCGTCATCACGGGCGGATACTCCAGCTCCGTGACCGCGGCGGCCACCCCGGTGGCCCAGCAGTTCAAGGTGCCGTTCGTCGTCTCCACCGGATCGGCGGACGCCATCACGGAGAAGGGGTACGACTACATCTTCCGCATCAACCCCCCGGCCAGCGAATACCCCAACGCGGTGAAGTCTTTCCTCCAGAACGTGGCGAAGGACGTCAAGACCGTCGCGCTTCTCTATGAAAACAGTTCGTTCGGCCAGTCCAGCTCGAAGTCCTTCGAAAAGCTTGCCGAGGGGCTCGGGCTGAAGATCGTGGTGAAGGAAGGGTACCAGGCGGGTGCGATCGACTTCAAGCCGGTCCTCACCAAGGTCAAGGCCGCGAACCCCGACATGATCTACATGGTCTCCTACGTCATGGACGCCTCCCTGCTGATGCGCCAGTCGAAGGAGTTGCGGATCACCCCCAAGATCTTCGTCGGCGGCGGGGCCGGGTTCACCCTCCCCGAATTCGCCAAGAGTGCGGGCGACGCGGCGGAGGGCGTGTACTCCGCCACGCTGTGGGTCGAGACCTTGCCGTTCCCGGGCGCGAAGGAATACTTCAAGAAGTTCCAGAAGAAGTACGGCTCCGAGACCGAATACCACGGTGCGGAGGGATATTCGGCGATGTACGTCGTCGCCGACGCCCTGCGGCGGGCGAAGAGCATCACGCCGAAGGACGTACGGGACGCCCTGGCCGCGACCGACATGAAGACCGCCTTCGGGCCGGTCAAGTTCGTCTCCTACGGCAAGAAGACCCAGCAGAACAAGCTCGACACGTACATGGTCCAGTGGCAGAAAGGGACGCTGGAGGCGGTGTGGCCGACGAACGTGGCCACGAAGAAGTACATCTACCCGACGCCGCACTGGGACGCGCGCAAGTAA
- a CDS encoding branched-chain amino acid ABC transporter permease, giving the protein MDVFLQTLVAGILKGGLYALIGIGMTLIMGVMGIINLAHGQLMMLAMYVTFVLNRMGVDPYFSLFVAMPLLFMLGVAIQKFLLNPLIKADTILPENQVLMTVGIGMVLTEIIRFIFSSDYKYITTTYSNQTFFLGNISFSMALMIAFGIAIAFTVAMFFFLIKTDLGRSIRATAQDKDAATLMGVNTGRITVITFGLGSALVASAGCLLAPVYYIFPDLGGPFTAKAFIITILGGLGSTVGAIFGGVTLGLAESMGATYLGMEYEDIIGLTIFVLVLLFLPGGFKRLTKV; this is encoded by the coding sequence ATGGACGTTTTTCTGCAGACCCTCGTGGCGGGGATCCTCAAGGGCGGGCTGTACGCCCTGATCGGGATCGGGATGACCCTGATCATGGGCGTCATGGGGATCATCAACCTGGCGCACGGGCAGTTGATGATGCTGGCGATGTACGTGACGTTCGTGCTCAACAGGATGGGGGTCGACCCGTACTTTTCCCTGTTCGTCGCCATGCCCCTCCTTTTCATGCTCGGCGTGGCGATCCAGAAGTTCCTGCTCAACCCCCTCATCAAGGCGGACACGATCCTCCCCGAGAACCAGGTGCTCATGACGGTGGGGATCGGGATGGTGCTGACCGAGATCATCCGGTTCATCTTCTCGTCGGACTACAAGTACATCACCACCACGTATTCCAACCAGACCTTCTTCCTCGGGAACATCTCCTTCAGCATGGCCCTGATGATCGCGTTCGGAATCGCCATCGCCTTCACCGTCGCCATGTTCTTTTTCCTCATCAAGACCGACCTCGGGCGTTCCATCCGGGCGACCGCCCAGGACAAGGACGCGGCGACTCTCATGGGCGTGAACACGGGGCGGATCACGGTGATCACCTTCGGTCTGGGCTCCGCGCTCGTCGCCTCCGCGGGGTGTCTTCTCGCCCCGGTCTACTACATCTTTCCGGACCTCGGGGGGCCCTTCACGGCGAAGGCCTTCATCATCACGATCCTCGGCGGCCTGGGGTCGACGGTGGGCGCCATCTTCGGGGGGGTGACCCTCGGGTTGGCCGAAAGCATGGGGGCGACGTACTTGGGCATGGAGTACGAGGACATCATCGGACTGACCATCTTCGTGCTCGTGCTTCTCTTCCTGCCGGGCGGCTTCAAGCGCCTGACGAAGGTCTAG
- a CDS encoding branched-chain amino acid ABC transporter permease: protein MKKHLAPLVVVALVAGLPLVMKDNYYLHLMILFLMWVVIGSAWNLIAGYTGQVSFGDAAFFGCGAYTAGLLATHLGVSTWWGLALGGFTAIAVGLPFGWICFRMRGAYFALATLALNEVLRHGATIAEDWTGGMVGILIMPSFISKIPYYYIALAMAVASIASLRWVVRSKPGYYFVSIREDQDAAESLGINTHFYKMLSLAYAAFWTGMAGALYMNYMGFIDPQVVFNLHDISIMAILVGIVGGVGTVYGPAVGAFVMVAVQEMFRSGFFGLFNWLGAVSGSDRLVHVAEVLTQAHVLGFGILVVVVILFLPSGIVGDWPKIRKSVFRPGAGNEWATKE from the coding sequence GTGAAGAAACACCTCGCACCCCTCGTCGTCGTGGCGCTGGTCGCGGGCCTGCCGCTGGTCATGAAAGACAACTACTACCTGCACCTGATGATCCTCTTCCTGATGTGGGTCGTCATCGGGTCGGCCTGGAACCTCATCGCGGGGTACACCGGGCAGGTGTCGTTCGGGGACGCCGCCTTCTTCGGTTGCGGCGCGTACACCGCGGGCCTGCTGGCAACCCACCTCGGGGTCTCGACCTGGTGGGGCCTCGCCCTCGGGGGGTTCACCGCCATCGCGGTGGGCCTCCCCTTCGGGTGGATCTGCTTCCGGATGCGCGGCGCCTACTTCGCGCTGGCGACGCTGGCGCTGAACGAGGTCCTGCGGCACGGTGCGACCATCGCCGAGGACTGGACCGGCGGCATGGTCGGCATCCTCATCATGCCTTCCTTCATTTCGAAGATCCCCTACTATTACATCGCCCTGGCGATGGCGGTGGCGAGCATCGCCAGTCTCCGGTGGGTCGTGCGCTCCAAGCCGGGATACTACTTCGTCTCCATCCGGGAGGACCAGGACGCCGCGGAGAGTCTCGGGATCAACACGCACTTCTACAAGATGCTGTCCCTTGCGTACGCGGCCTTCTGGACCGGGATGGCGGGGGCTCTCTACATGAACTACATGGGGTTCATCGACCCCCAGGTCGTCTTCAACCTGCACGACATCTCCATCATGGCCATCCTCGTCGGCATCGTGGGCGGCGTGGGGACGGTCTACGGCCCCGCCGTCGGCGCATTCGTGATGGTCGCCGTCCAGGAGATGTTCCGCTCCGGCTTCTTCGGCCTCTTCAATTGGCTGGGCGCCGTCTCCGGGTCCGACCGCCTGGTCCATGTCGCCGAGGTCCTGACCCAGGCGCACGTCCTCGGATTCGGGATCCTGGTGGTCGTGGTGATCCTCTTTCTTCCCAGCGGGATCGTCGGGGACTGGCCGAAAATCCGCAAGAGCGTGTTCCGGCCCGGCGCCGGGAACGAGTGGGCCACTAAGGAGTAA
- a CDS encoding ABC transporter ATP-binding protein, with the protein MAYFQVDRLVKYFGGLAAVNGVSFEVAQGEIFGLIGPNGSGKTTTFNMISGYHRPTSGRVLFQGREIQRLPTHKICHLGIGRTFQVVKPLGRMTVLDNVIAAAYSRVDTHHKAQEEAMKAIDFCGLMPVKDVLAKSLPIAGRKRLEITRAMATRPGLLLLDETAAGLNPTELVEAIELIKKIRENGATIIIIEHIMHVIMTISDRIHAINFGETIAEGTPGEVAANPAVIEAYLGTDYA; encoded by the coding sequence ATGGCGTACTTCCAGGTCGACCGTCTGGTGAAATATTTCGGGGGCCTCGCCGCGGTCAACGGGGTCTCCTTCGAGGTGGCGCAGGGGGAGATCTTCGGACTGATCGGCCCCAACGGCTCCGGGAAGACGACGACCTTCAACATGATCAGCGGCTACCACCGGCCCACCTCCGGGAGGGTGCTCTTCCAGGGAAGGGAGATCCAGCGGTTGCCGACGCACAAGATCTGCCACCTGGGCATCGGGCGAACCTTCCAGGTCGTGAAGCCCCTCGGTCGGATGACGGTGCTGGACAACGTGATCGCCGCGGCGTACTCCCGGGTGGACACGCATCACAAGGCGCAGGAGGAGGCGATGAAGGCGATCGACTTCTGCGGTCTCATGCCGGTCAAGGACGTGCTGGCCAAGTCGCTGCCGATCGCCGGGCGCAAGCGGCTGGAGATCACCCGCGCGATGGCCACCCGGCCGGGGCTGCTTCTGCTGGACGAGACCGCGGCGGGTCTGAACCCCACCGAGCTCGTCGAGGCCATCGAACTCATCAAGAAGATCCGTGAGAACGGCGCCACCATCATCATCATCGAGCACATCATGCACGTGATCATGACCATCTCCGACCGGATCCACGCGATCAATTTCGGGGAGACGATCGCCGAGGGGACGCCGGGGGAAGTGGCGGCGAATCCGGCGGTGATCGAGGCCTACCTGGGGACGGACTATGCTTGA
- the livF gene encoding branched-chain amino acid ABC transporter ATP-binding protein (with LivGHMJ and LivGHMK is part of the high-affinity branched-chain amino acid transport system; LivFGHMK is specific for the transport of leucine, while LivFGHMJ is a transporter for leucine, isoleucine, and valine): protein MLEVSGIDVFYGDLQVLWDVSFEVRDREILVLVGANGAGKSTTLKTISGLLKPRKGSITFDGVRLDTLSPDKVIGNGVVHVPEARRLFREMSVEENLVMGSLSPEARKKRAQTMEWVYELFPRMKERRKQPAGTLSGGEQQMCAVGRGLMALPKILMFDEPSLGLSPILVQDIFGIVKRINKEGVTVLLVEQNVRQTLALCDRAYVLENGRVVLEGTGKDLMNDAHVKEAYLGI from the coding sequence ATGCTTGAGGTATCCGGCATCGACGTCTTCTACGGAGACCTCCAGGTTCTCTGGGACGTCTCCTTCGAGGTCCGCGACAGGGAGATCCTGGTGCTGGTGGGGGCCAACGGGGCGGGGAAATCGACCACCCTCAAAACGATCTCGGGACTCCTCAAGCCCCGGAAAGGGTCGATCACGTTCGACGGCGTCCGCCTGGACACGCTGTCCCCCGACAAGGTGATCGGCAACGGGGTGGTCCACGTCCCGGAGGCCCGGCGGCTGTTCCGGGAGATGTCCGTCGAGGAGAACCTCGTCATGGGGTCCCTCTCCCCCGAGGCGAGGAAGAAGCGGGCGCAGACGATGGAGTGGGTCTACGAGCTTTTCCCCCGGATGAAGGAGCGCCGGAAGCAGCCCGCGGGGACGCTCTCGGGCGGGGAGCAGCAGATGTGCGCCGTCGGCCGGGGGCTGATGGCGCTTCCGAAGATCCTGATGTTCGACGAACCGTCGCTCGGCCTTTCCCCCATCCTCGTCCAGGACATCTTCGGGATCGTGAAGCGGATCAACAAGGAAGGGGTCACGGTCCTGCTCGTGGAGCAGAACGTCCGGCAGACCCTCGCTTTATGCGACCGCGCCTACGTTCTCGAGAACGGCCGGGTCGTCCTCGAGGGGACCGGCAAGGACCTGATGAACGACGCCCACGTGAAAGAGGCCTACCTCGGGATCTGA